The Sphingobacteriales bacterium nucleotide sequence CTGATGATATACAAGGTTGGTTGGTTGCCAGCGAAAAAAATATCACAGTAGCATTAGATATTCATATTTCAGAGGAACTAAAATCAGAAGGATTTGCTAGAGAAATCATCAATAAAGTACAAAATGAGCGAAAAGAACAGAATTTCAACGTTGCAGATAAAATAACCATAAATGTGCAAAACCATTTGGTTCTCAACGATGTATTTCATCAGTTTAAAGATTATATTTGCAACGAAACTTTATGTAATGGCATCTATTTTGTAGAAGATATTAATAAAGGCAAAATATTTGATATTAACGGTGAGGAATTATTTATGGAAATTCAAAAAGTAACAAATGGCTAAAACTATAAAAACAAATAAAAAAGTAGTTGCAACAAAAAAAACAGCAACGAAAACTGCTCCTGCTAAAAAATCGGCTACTAAAACTGTAGCTAAAGTAATGCCAGCAAAGAAAGCAGCTACAAAAGCTGTAGCTAAAACAACGCCAGCTAAAAAAGTAGCAACAAAAACTATAGCAAAAGCAACACCAGCTAAAAAGGCAGCTACAAAAACTATAGCAAAAGCGACGCCAGCTAAAAAGGCAGCTACAAAAACTATAGCAAAAGCAACGCCAGCGAAGAAAGTAGCTACAAAAACTGTAGCAAAAGCAACGCCAACCAAAAAAGCAGCAACAAAAACTGTAGCAAAAGCAACGCCAGCTAAAAAAGTAGCAGCAAAAACTGTAGCAAAAGCAACGCCAACTAAAAAAGCAGCAGCAAAAACTGTAGTAAAAGCAACGCCAACCAAAAATGCAGCAACAAAAACTGTAGCAAAAGCAACGCCAGCTAAAAAAACAAATACAGGAAAGAAAGGACAACAGAAATTGAGTGTGAAGGAGATTTCTAAAACAAAATTGCATGTTGGTACGCAACATCTTCCAAGCTATACAAACGAAACATATACACACAAAGAGTTAAAACCATTAACCAAAGAACAAAAAACAATTGTTAGATATAGTGATGCTGAGCTTGAAGAGTTTAAAACATTAATTAATGAAAAACTAAGAAAAGCAAAAGAAGAAGTTGATTACTATATAGCACAAATAAGAAGCTCAGCAGAAAGCGAAACTAAATTTTCAAGTATGGATGATGGTTCGTACACAACAGAAAGAGAATCAATAAACCAAACAATTGGAAGACAACAAAAACTGATTGTGCATCTAGAGAATGCCTTGGCTAGAATTGAAAATAAAACGTATGGTATTTGTAGAGAAACAGGATTGCTAATACCAAAAGATAGACTTAGAGCTGTGCCACATGCTACACTAAGTGTAGAAGGAAAGAAAAGACAAAAATAATATTGCATTATTTTATAAATAATTATCTTAGCGCACTTTTGTGTGAATTGTTTTCTATTTAATTAAGTAATTCAATTCATATTATATTTCAGAACTAATATGCTCAAGGTACATGGCAAATAATAATAAATTACACTCATTATCTACAGCAGGTGTATTGATTACACTTGGAATTGTATTCGGAGATATAGGTACTTCACCAATTTATGTGCTCAAAGCAATAATGGGAATGGCAATCTCAGGAAACCATAAAGTTACAGAAGATTTAGTACTAGGTGGCGTTTCATGTGTCTTTTGGACATTAACCATCGTTACCTCATTCAAATATGTATATCTAGCATTAAATGCAGATAACAAAGGTGAAGGTGGAGTTTTGCATTGTATGCATTGGTTAGAAGATATAAAGCAAAATGGACTATCATTCCAGCACTTGTTGGATGTGCAGCACTAATGGCAGACGGATTTATTACACCACCAATTTCAATTTCATCAGCAGTAGAAGGTCTTACTATTTTATATCCAAAACTGACTACAAATGATATTGTTGGAATTGTATTAATCATTATTACAATAATATTTTTATTACAACAATTTGGAACCAACTTAGTAGGTAAATTATTTGGACCAATTACACTTATTTGGTTTATTATGATTGGAATATTAGGTGGTATGCAAATTATAGCAATGCCTTCAATCATTAAAGCGTTAAATCCAATGTACGCTTTCAATTTAATTTTTCATTACGATGGTGGATTTTGGTTTTTAGGCGCCGTATTTTTATGTACCACAGGAGCAGAAGCTTTATATTCAGATTTAGGTCATTGTGGTAAACAAAATATCAGAGTAAGTTGGGGCTTTGTAAAAGTTTGTTTAATATTAAATTATCTTGGTCAAGCTGCTTTCGTATTAGAACATAATAATGGTGGATATAATTGGGAAGAAACTGCTCCATTTTATGCAATAATGCCACGTTCATTTTTACCAATAGGCATTGCAATTGCAACTGCAGCAACAATTATAGCATCGCAAGCATTAATTTCTGGCGCATTTACTCTAGTAAATGAAGCTATGAAACTAAAATTGTGGCCAAATATGAAAGTAATTTATCCAACAGAGCAACAAGGACAAATATATATTCCATCTATCAATTGGTTATTGTTTTTTGGATGTATAGCAGTTGTACTTATTTTTAAAGAATCAGGAAAAATGGAAGCTGCATATGGTTTGGCAATTACACTAAATATGTTGATGACTACAGCTTTACTTACCTATTATTTGTATATAAAAAGAAAGCCAAGTGTACTTGTATGGAGCTTCCTTATTTTATTTCTTTTGATAGAAGGTTCTTTCTTTGCATCAAGTTTATTGAAATTTACACACGGTGGTTGGTTTACATTTATTATTGCAGTGTTTATTTTTATGGCAATGTATTTCTTTAATGAAGGCAAAAAATTAAGAAAAAAACATATAGAATTTGTTGAGATTAATGATTTCTTAGATGATATTAAAGATTTACAAGCAGATACTTCGATACCAAAAGAAGCAACTAACTTAGTTTATTTGGCGAATGCAAACGATAAAAAACACGTAGACTCAAATATCATTTATTCTATCTTTAGAAAAAAACCTAAACGCGCAGATACTTATTGGTTTGTGCATGTAGATATTACAAACGAACCTTATGGTGGAACTTATAGCGTAGATACCATTATTCCAAAAAAATGTTTCTTTGTAAGATTGAAGTTTGGTTTCAAAGTAGAACACAAGGTGCATGTAATGTTTATGCAAATAGTGGAGGAAATGGGCAAACGTGGAGAAATTGATTTATTGAGTCATTATCCATCATTGCGTAAACATGGTTATCCAGCAGATTTTAAATTTGTATTGATAAATTCAAGTATTTCTGCAGACAACGAACTAAAAGGATGGAATCAATTAGCTATTAAAGCATATACAACTATCAAATCTTTAAGCTTACCAACAGAAGTAGATTTTGGTTTGGAAAGAACAAACGTAAGAGTTGAAAATGTGCCTATCAATATCTCAAACAAAGCAGCAATACACTTAGATAGAATAGATTAATTGTAAATGCAATTATGCATTTCTAAGTAGTTGGTTCATCTTTAGAGAAGCAGATGTAAGCAAAACTTTTGCATTTACATTTCGTTCAACTTCGTAATATTTTTGATCAAGCAATTTTATTACTTCATGTATTTGATTGTAATGATGAAAATATTTTCTCAAAGCTTTAGCAATTTTCAATTCTTCATCATTTAGCTTAGGTACATAGTTTGCTTGGTATTGTTGTAGCATGGTTTCTCTAAAAACATGCTCTGTGTATTCCAAAAATGCTTTGATTTTTTCTCTACCCATTTTGGCTTGTTCGTCTACCCATTTTAGTATCGCATTCACATCAAAACTTGTGGTGCATTTCATCCAACTGATGAGTGTGTAAGTAATATCATCAATTTCTTTTTCTGAAATTTGATAAGCATGCATCAGATTTCCATTTGCTAAAAATGCAACTTGCTGTGCTTTGCTTTTAGTTATTCCTTTTTTTATTAATGCAACTTCAATTTCATCATCAGACAACATATTCACTTTAAGAATTTGACATCTAGAAATGATGGTTGGTAATATTGCATCTTGATTTTCTGAAATTAAAATTAGTATGGTATTTTCTGGTGGCTCTTCTAATAATTTTAATAAGATATTTCCTTCTTTGCCTAATGCTTCTGCCAGCCAAATAATATGTATTTTATATTCAGATTCATAAGATTTTAAACTCAGATTTCTAATAATATTTCTTGCCTCATCAGCAGAAATATTTCCTTGTTTATTTTCTGCATCAATTAGTTGTAGCCAAGTTTCTACATCAATATAAGAATTGTCTAAAATTGCTTTGCGCCATTCTACAATATAGTCTGTACTCAAAGATGGTTTGCCAGATTTTTTAGGAATAATTGGATAGGTATAATGTATATCTGGATGAATTAGTTTTTGTGATTTTACACATTCACTACAAGTGCCACAGCTATCTAGTGCTTGCTTGTTGGTGCAAACTAAGTATTGTGCAAATGCTAATGCTAATGGCAATGCACCTGCACCAGCATTACTTAAAAATAATTGTGCATGTGGAATATTGCCTTGCTGCACAATTTCTAATAAATGACTTTTTAGTTCTTCTTGTCCAATTACATCACTAAATTTCATATAGCTAATGTATGAAAATACTTTAGTTTAGTTTGATAAAAATATAAACACACAGTTTTGTGGTTGATGAAATGAGATCTTATTTAGTTTTAGTTAGTGTAATTTCTCTTTTTACACTATTGTATAATGATTCTACTACATTGTTATTTTTATCTAATAATGTTAATTCTATAGTGTTTTTGCCTAATGGCAAACCTTCCATAAAATAACCACTCCATTTTGTTAATATAAATGTTGTGCCATTGATAACTGCTTTTACTTTGTAACCATCTTTAGATAAATCACAATTCATTAAATAAAAATCTAATAAAACAGCATCTGTTTCTGCATCTTTATATTCGCCTTTTGGTCTACTGTAAAACAACATAGGTTTTGATAAATCTTTGTTGGCATATCTAACAGCATATCTACTTTTTCCAGTAATAATATTATCAATAAAAAATGCTTTGCTATGTTTAATACTTTCATGGTATGAACGAGAAATAAAACACAATACTGTATGCATGCCATCTTTTTTTGCATCTACCACAAAATCGTTGGTGTATTGTGCAGAATATGGCTCGTTATTTATAATACAATGTATATGCTGACCTTGTGCAGAGTTTGCACAGTTTTTTGTGTTTGCCAAATCTGTTTGTTTGCCTAAAGTATAATTTTGTGTATTAACTTTTAATCTAATTTTGTTGTTGTCTAATTCTTCAGTTGTTGATGCAACTTCAAGCAACTCTAAGCTTGCATTGTCAAAGTTTTCTACTGAAACTAACTCAGTTAATGTGATGCCATTTTTTTGCATTTGTATGAGTGTTGATGTGTTGTTTTCTTGAGTTTTTACGATGCCTTTTTTAGTTTTTTTATTACACATGGCTAGTCCAAGAAATAAGACGCTTATTACTAGGATGATGCTTAATTTTCTCATGATATATGTATTGATTTTAAAAAATAAATTGCGTGTATATTATTGAAATTTCTAAATTTATGTTGCTTCAATGTAGTATCAAATATAGTCATTTTTTTAGATATCAGATTCGCATTTATTGGGTCATTTTTAATTGATGTTGAATTGTATTTCTGATAAGTTTGTAATATTTTTTTTGGCGTAATTTTTTTTAAATAATGCTTAATGTTTGCTGGCTTCGATTTCTTAAAATCAACACAATGGTTTTTAAATAAGTTATTAAAAATTAAATCTTCATATTGACTAAATGTTGTGTCTTTTTGTTGTAAAAAAAAATAATTGATAAGTTGGATATCATACAATATCAACTGCCATTGATAGCCAAAATACTCAAAACTTCGTACAGCATTTACAATAAATTTTGATGCTCTATTGTTGAGATACCAAAATATATAATCTTGATTTAATTCTTTTGAATAATATTTTATAGCATGCTCATCTTTAAACATACTTCCAGCATAATAATCACCAATAAAACCTGGAAAAAAAATTGACTGATGTGGAACAATTTGTTGTTGTCTTAGATAGTGTAATGCAAAAAAATCTTGCTCATGTGGCAATGATGTAAAATGATGATTGTTCAATGCATAATCTTTCCAAACATCAGTAAAAAATAATTGTAATAAATTTTCATCATACTCAATAAATAACCATGGCACATCTAATTTTTTAGCAACTTCTTCAGCTATTTTTTTTTCTTCTGAGTTGATATTTCCATATGTGTAAGTAAATATGTTTTGTACGCCAGCATCTTTTAGCAAACAAAGTACAGCACGCGAATCATATCCACCAGAAAGTGGCACTACAAAAGTATAATCATAAAATTGTTGCTTAATTTTTTCTACTTTTTTTAATAGTAAATCATAGAAGTTTATGGATTTATTTTCAGAATATTTATTTTTTATAATAGATAAATAGCTATCAATTTTGTACGTGTTTTCTTTTTTATTGTAATAAAAATATTCGCCAATTTGTAATCTTTTCCAATTGTCAATCAATGTGTTTTCATTTTCTGTACAAAAATGCTGTTTAAAAAACTCAACTTGTTTTGTATTAATTGTGTCATTTTCATTTCTTAGAATATTGTTTGTTATATTGATTTCGTGCGTATTTATTTTATAAAATAATGGGAATGCACTTATGGCATCTACACAAGCAAACAAAAAATCTTCATGATGTATAATTAAAGAAAAGCTTTGCTCGATAGAAGTTACATCATCTAAAATTTGTTCTAAACTATCAAATGCACAATGTTCAATATCCAAATGATTGTTACTGATATAATAACAACAATTATTCTGTTTCCAAGAATAGAAATGCTTATCAATATTTTTTATTGCAAGCTTAATTTCCATTTGGCTTAGTTATTTTTAAGATATAAAAAAACAATGCCAAATTCATGACAATGCCAACCAATACTAAATACAAAATTGCTGTCCAAAAATCATTATAATAATAGCCAGCAAACAATGCAAATGCTCTGAAAACAAACAAAATAATATTCCAAATTAGCTCTTTGTGTAGCAAATGTTTTATATCTAATACCATAGAAATTGGAGAAATTACAGCACTAGCAAAATACCAAAATACCAAATATTGCGATAGCTTTCCTGCTTCTATCCATTGGCTATCAAAAAGATAATAAAATATAGATTCTCCAAAAAATGCGACAATCAAAACAGGAATGCAACCTAAAATAATTCCAATCCAAAACGTTTGCCACACTTTTATTCTAAGTTTTTCATTTGTAATGTTGTTGGCTTCTTGCAGAAAAAACTGTGTCATTGCAGTTTGGTACAATGATGCTGGAGCCAGTAATAATCTAACACTCATGGTATAATAACCACAAAATATTTTGCCAAATAATAATTCAATGAGTGGTATAATTCCGTTTCTAGAAATAGTATTTACCATAGA carries:
- a CDS encoding TraR/DksA family transcriptional regulator, which codes for MVRYSDAELEEFKTLINEKLRKAKEEVDYYIAQIRSSAESETKFSSMDDGSYTTERESINQTIGRQQKLIVHLENALARIENKTYGICRETGLLIPKDRLRAVPHATLSVEGKKRQK
- a CDS encoding phosphopeptide-binding protein; translation: MRKLSIILVISVLFLGLAMCNKKTKKGIVKTQENNTSTLIQMQKNGITLTELVSVENFDNASLELLEVASTTEELDNNKIRLKVNTQNYTLGKQTDLANTKNCANSAQGQHIHCIINNEPYSAQYTNDFVVDAKKDGMHTVLCFISRSYHESIKHSKAFFIDNIITGKSRYAVRYANKDLSKPMLFYSRPKGEYKDAETDAVLLDFYLMNCDLSKDGYKVKAVINGTTFILTKWSGYFMEGLPLGKNTIELTLLDKNNNVVESLYNSVKREITLTKTK
- a CDS encoding 7-cyano-7-deazaguanine synthase, which translates into the protein MEIKLAIKNIDKHFYSWKQNNCCYYISNNHLDIEHCAFDSLEQILDDVTSIEQSFSLIIHHEDFLFACVDAISAFPLFYKINTHEINITNNILRNENDTINTKQVEFFKQHFCTENENTLIDNWKRLQIGEYFYYNKKENTYKIDSYLSIIKNKYSENKSINFYDLLLKKVEKIKQQFYDYTFVVPLSGGYDSRAVLCLLKDAGVQNIFTYTYGNINSEEKKIAEEVAKKLDVPWLFIEYDENLLQLFFTDVWKDYALNNHHFTSLPHEQDFFALHYLRQQQIVPHQSIFFPGFIGDYYAGSMFKDEHAIKYYSKELNQDYIFWYLNNRASKFIVNAVRSFEYFGYQWQLILYDIQLINYFFLQQKDTTFSQYEDLIFNNLFKNHCVDFKKSKPANIKHYLKKITPKKILQTYQKYNSTSIKNDPINANLISKKMTIFDTTLKQHKFRNFNNIHAIYFLKSIHIS